In Shewanella sp. GD04112, the sequence GAAGCTGTTGTTATCGACGCGGGTTTCTCCCAGTGAGTTCACCGAAATGCCCGCCGTATTGGTGCAAGCGCCGAGTGTCAGAGCTGCAGCCAAGATTACTCCACTGTAAATTGCTTTCATTTTGTTTTCCCTCACTCACAAAAACCTAGGTGCCGAACAACGGATGGGCAATGACACTACGCGACGCCAGCTGAACTTATGCTTAACGTACACATCGGCTTAAACTGCCCGTACTGCCGCACCCTCGCGATTAATCAATCAAAAAGTGCGCCCTTGCGGTAGCGATCAACTGCTTACGATTGGTTTGCCAACAATTGATGTTCACATTGGCGACCCGTCGCCCCTGACGGGTGATACGGCATTCGGCAAAACTGTCTTTATGTAGGCCTGCTCGCAGGTAATCAATCGAGAAATCAACGACTTTTGGCACTTTTGCCGTTTGCATAAACACCATTAATTGCACTATGGCCGACATTTCCATAAAACCAGCAATCACCCCACCATGAATCGCGGGCAGGATGGGATTACCGATATTGTCGTCCTTAGCGGG encodes:
- a CDS encoding PaaI family thioesterase, with protein sequence MNSNKPTEQKTLDVQGIVKRATELNDFGHLLEHVPYAKFIGMKVERFGDELIFKLPAKDDNIGNPILPAIHGGVIAGFMEMSAIVQLMVFMQTAKVPKVVDFSIDYLRAGLHKDSFAECRITRQGRRVANVNINCWQTNRKQLIATARAHFLID